One genomic window of Branchiostoma floridae strain S238N-H82 chromosome 4, Bfl_VNyyK, whole genome shotgun sequence includes the following:
- the LOC118413746 gene encoding tolloid-like protein 2 yields the protein MEGEFLFVAVVLVLSGHTEGQTTVANAEQGCGRADGGYMVIRGLSGAISSPGHPAMYPSNSVCAWRIIVDEGQRIVIVFNALDIEVDAQCRYDYFQIRDGSEPSAASLAKVCGNSLPSPVTSSGNNVLITFRSDDSVGGEGFGIEWSVECLPTLISCDYSATCINQSKTCDLINDCNDWTDEGADCLEQGLGAYAALKNAGCSSNIENIVENGTLSTPNYPSFYIAGMDCAWTLSAAPESDGRYPTILASFDDPFGVACSAGNIEISTSDSNGVVESTTVCGDQAGPIAIGAEEGQTMILTFSPSSVPIGQGYRVQWSLCPPDSLACPVTGQCFPPESGVLSCPSLITTTQDMCKFH from the exons ATGGAGGGAGAATTCCTCTTCGTTGCGGTGGTTCTAGTGCTGAGTGGTCACACGG AGGGACAGACCACTGTGGCAAACGCTGAACAAG GGTGTGGACGAGCGGACGGGGGTTATATGGTCATACGTGGCTTATCCGGCGCCATCTCTAGCCCTGGTCACCCTGCCATGTACCCATCTAACTCAGTCTGCGC GTGGAGGATCATTGTCGATGAAGGTCAGCGGATCGTTATAGTCTTCAACGCGTTGGATATTGAAGTCGACGCGCAGTGTAGGTATGACTACTTCCAG ATTCGTGACGGATCGGAGCCCTCTGCCGCTTCCCTGGCCAAAGTTTGCGGAAACTCCCTCCCGAGCCCGGTAACAAGTTCGGGGAACAATGTACTCATCACCTTTAG GTCCGACGACAGCGTTGGCGGCGAGGGTTTCGGCATAGAGTGGTCGGTGGAGTGCCTACCTACCCTGATCTCCTGTGACTACAGCGCCACCTGCATTAACCAGTCAAAGACATGCGACCTGATCAATGACTGTAACGACTGGACAGACGAGGGTGCAGATTGTCTAGAACAGGGCTTGGGGGCTTATGCAGCGCTCAAGAACGCTG GATGCTCAAGTAACATCGAGAACATCGTGGAAAACGGAACTCTGTCCACCCCGAACTACCCGAGCTTCTACATCGCTGGGATGGACTGTGCATGGACCCTGAGCGCGGCCCCTGAGTCGGACGGGCGCTACCCCACCATTCTCGCCAGCTTCGACGATCCATTCGGCGTCGCTTGCAGCGCGGGAAACATTGAG ATCTCAACAAGCGACAGCAACGGGGTAGTGGAGAGCACGACCGTGTGCGGGGACCAGGCGGGGCCCATCGCGATCGGCGCCGAGGAGGGGCAGACCATGATCCTGACGTTCTCCCCGAGCTCCGTCCCCATCGGGCAGGGTTACCGGGTGCAGTGGAGCCTTTGCCCGCCGGACTCTCTGGCGTGTCCGGTGACGGGACAGTGTTTCCCTCCTGAAAGCGGTGTGCTGAGCTGTCCAAGCCTCATTACTACAACACAGGACATGTGTAAGTTTCATTGA
- the LOC118413747 gene encoding uncharacterized protein LOC118413747 translates to MADLKLWPEAAGQSGDNHCSGVIGKYHAGFMDLAFRVPAHRILKKYSKSRIVVCGHSLGGAVAHIVAINMMMHLRSNNQPTDNVKSIAFGTPYFGNDVAQQFVEEYNLSPHLLTIINEKDPVPYILRLAETIQCAGKTVMKKFERSSPGVKVILGLLTEFLIEGAKDALRRLLEELGKCKGMPKDLADLDLDSIYVPIGWYLHISCSTTKAGGGGHWNRSLLDHIGAVQYARPDIRDWKAEDFQCHRMSNYRTTFFQIARGTTYQSDDENSRSSDVTMTDPIFPARIKKLKVHVLTVKDATDDSRSTIAKKCQIEIKGDNLDFLERDVPISGLPVPNGKIAVLYISRKLVALQCDIKTDRLSAAEATIRTHFEEKKAPKINLKDIKEVPKLPYKEGLLREVVKGVDELVGGSFFGAVARGAASRGLSGALSGAWNWGVKRIRGSYGNTENA, encoded by the exons ATGGCCGACTTGAAGCTATGGCCAGAGGCAGCGGGTCAAAGTGGAGACAATCACTGCTCCGGGGTTATCGGGAAATACCATGCGGGCTTCATGGACCTGGCCTTTCGCGTTCCCGCTCACCGCATCCTGAAGAAATACAGCAAAAGCCGCATTGTCGTCTGCGGACACAGCCTAGGGGGCGCTGTTGCACACATCGTGGCCATAAACATGATGATGCACCTGCGCTCCAACAATCAACCAACCGACAACGTCAAGTCGATCGCGTTCGGCACCCCGTACTTCGGAAATGACGTTGCCCAGCAGTTTGTAGAGGAATACAACCTCTCTCCTCATCTGCTGACGATCATCAACGAAAAAGACCCCGTGCCGTACATACTCCGCCTAGCGGAAACGATTCAATGTGCAGGAAAAACAGTCATGAAAAAGTTTGAGCGTTCGTCACCCGGCGTTAAGGTTATTTTGGGTCTCCTCACCGAATTCCTTATAGAGGGTGCGAAAGACGCGCTCCGTCGTCTGCTAGAGGAGCTTGGCAAATGCAAAGGTATGCCTAAAGACTTGGCCGACTTGGACCTAGATTCCATTTACGTGCCAATAGGATGGTATCTACACATCAGCTGCAGTACGACGAAGGCCGGTGGGGGCGGTCATTGGAATCGTAGCCTCCTGGACCATATCGGAGCTGTCCAGTACGCAAGACCAGACATCCGAGATTGGAAAG CTGAGGATTTCCAGTGCCACAGGATGTCCAACTACCGCACGACTTTCTTCCAAATCGCGAGAGGGACGACATACCAATCTGATGACGAAAACAGCCGGTCCAGTGACGTCACCATGACGGACCCAATTTTTCCCGCACGCATCAAGAAgcttaaagtacatgtactaactgTGAAAG ATGCTACGGATGACTCCAGAAGTACAATTGCAAAGAAATGCCAAATCGAAATCAAAGGTGACAACTTGGACTTTCTTGAAAGGGATGTGCCCATTTCAG GACTTCCTGTGCCAAATGGAAAGATTGCCGTGCTTTACATTTCCCGTAAGTTGGTGGCGTTACAGTGTGACATCAAAACTGACCGTCTCTCTGCCGCGGAGGCTACTATCAGGACACACTTTGAAGAAAAGAAGGCCCCCAAAATTAACTTAAAAGACATCAAG GAAGTACCCAAACTGCCATATAAGGAGGGACTTCTACGTGAGGTGGTGAAAGGCGTGGATGAATTAGTGGGTGGAAGTTTTTTTGGGGCAGTGGCACGCGGGGCAGCGTCAAGAGGGTTGTCAGGAGCGTTGTCAGGAGCGTGGAACTGGGGGGTCAAGAGAATCAGGGGTTCGTATGGTAACACGGAAAATGCTTAG
- the LOC118414899 gene encoding uncharacterized protein LOC118414899, which translates to MCYHCEGTSRECMTGNGLGGHAIRCQEQEACWVERIGEDFNVSYKRSCKPSCTDYWKYETCMTADRQAKMCKLCCTDDRCNTHILTGHNDPRAPVRSGNSGAEGILASLGLMSILALAMCADILSLIT; encoded by the exons ATGTGTTACCACTGCGAGGGGACATCGCGGGAATGCATGACGGGAAATGGCCTAGGGGGACATGCCATCAGGTGCCAAGAGCAAGAAGCATGCTGg GTGGAACGAATCGGAGAGGATTTCAACGTGTCGTACAAACGGAGCTGCAAGCCTTCGTGCACCGACTACTGGAAGTACGAGACCTGCATGACAGCCGACAGGCaagcaaag ATGTGCAAACTGTGCTGCACGGACGATCGGTGTAACACCCACATCCTGACGGGCCACAACGACCCTCGGGCCCCCGTCCGAAGTGGCAACAGTGGTGCCGAGGGGATATTGGCGTCCCTCGGGCTTATGTCCATCCTCGCTCTCGCAATGTGTGCGGATATTCTCTCACTTATTACTTAG